In Leptospira licerasiae serovar Varillal str. VAR 010, the following are encoded in one genomic region:
- a CDS encoding CopG family transcriptional regulator: MKTAVSIPDDLFKTAEKTAKRLGIPRSQLFAKALEEFIQLHSKESVTERLNKIYTNRKD; this comes from the coding sequence ATGAAGACTGCTGTCTCAATTCCTGATGATTTATTTAAAACAGCGGAAAAAACCGCCAAAAGGCTTGGGATTCCTCGAAGCCAACTTTTTGCAAAGGCATTAGAAGAGTTTATTCAATTACATAGTAAAGAATCAGTGACCGAAAGATTAAATAAAATTTATACAAATAGAAAAGAT
- a CDS encoding DUF5615 family PIN-like protein, translated as MKFFIDAQLPFSLVYLFKEKNFEVLHTEHLPLGNKTSDSDIISYCDSNDLILITKDSDFLDSYLIRKKPRKLLVVTTGNIKNKELFSLFQQFLSKIAEEFNDSDWLELSNKGLIVHQD; from the coding sequence ATGAAGTTCTTTATTGATGCTCAACTTCCTTTTAGCTTAGTCTATTTATTCAAAGAAAAGAATTTTGAAGTGCTCCATACGGAGCATCTCCCGTTAGGAAATAAAACATCTGATTCTGATATAATTTCATATTGTGATTCAAATGATTTAATTTTAATCACAAAAGACTCAGATTTCTTAGACTCGTATCTTATAAGAAAGAAGCCGCGTAAGTTATTGGTAGTAACTACCGGAAATATAAAGAATAAAGAGCTGTTTTCACTATTTCAGCAATTCTTGTCGAAAATTGCGGAAGAGTTTAATGATAGCGATTGGTTGGAATTGTCTAACAAAGGCTTAATAGTTCATCAGGATTAG